In one window of Tellurirhabdus rosea DNA:
- a CDS encoding Gfo/Idh/MocA family protein, translated as MSSRRTFIKTLSTASALIAGQSVAKPFAYIPNLKRISPNDKIRFATIGMGIQGNFDTRAALRNPDVELVAVADLYKGRLETAKTLFNNPDLFTTRDYREILARPDIDAVLIVTPDHWHDRITIDALKAGKNVYCEKPMVQQISKGKPVIDAWKKSGKTMQVGSQRISSAAFKEAKRLVQAGDIGAINYIESNNDRFNAIGAWNYSIPTDASPETVDWDRFLGSAPKRPFDAKRFFRWRNYRDYGTGVAGDLFVHLITGVHFVTDSFGPNRIYSSGNLAYWKDGRDVPDVMTSIMDYPKTDQHEAFQMVLRVNFANAGKIQNVTRIIGNEGQIEFSEDNLILTKKKLPQAPGYGGYDSFFTFTPEVQEEFKKQYDSQYPAETRTAEPVKEVRFEAPKDDDAHGKHFGDFFKNVRDGSQGTIEDPVFGFRAAAPVLACNQSYFENRTIYWDPVNMTEKSPAVAKAGKPAAGSKKPVAAGKVTARKS; from the coding sequence ATGTCTTCCCGACGCACGTTCATCAAAACCCTTTCTACCGCCTCGGCCCTCATCGCGGGCCAGAGCGTAGCCAAGCCCTTTGCATACATTCCGAACCTGAAACGCATCAGTCCCAACGATAAAATCCGCTTTGCGACCATCGGCATGGGCATTCAGGGCAATTTCGACACGCGCGCGGCCCTGCGCAACCCCGACGTGGAACTGGTGGCGGTGGCCGATCTCTACAAAGGCCGCCTCGAAACGGCCAAAACGCTGTTCAACAATCCGGACCTGTTCACCACCCGCGACTACCGCGAGATTCTGGCCCGTCCGGACATCGACGCTGTGCTCATCGTGACGCCCGACCACTGGCACGACCGCATCACCATCGACGCCCTGAAAGCGGGCAAGAACGTGTACTGCGAAAAGCCGATGGTGCAGCAGATCAGCAAAGGAAAACCGGTGATCGACGCGTGGAAGAAATCCGGCAAAACGATGCAGGTCGGCAGCCAGCGCATCAGCAGCGCGGCCTTCAAGGAAGCCAAGCGGCTGGTGCAGGCGGGCGATATCGGGGCCATTAATTACATCGAATCCAACAACGACCGCTTCAACGCCATCGGTGCCTGGAACTACTCCATCCCGACCGACGCCTCGCCCGAGACCGTCGACTGGGACCGTTTCCTCGGCTCGGCCCCCAAGCGGCCGTTCGACGCCAAACGCTTCTTCCGCTGGCGCAACTACCGCGACTACGGCACCGGCGTGGCGGGCGACCTGTTTGTCCACCTCATCACCGGCGTTCACTTCGTGACGGACTCGTTCGGGCCGAACCGGATTTATTCGTCCGGCAACCTCGCTTACTGGAAAGACGGCCGCGACGTGCCCGACGTGATGACGAGCATCATGGATTACCCCAAAACCGACCAGCACGAGGCGTTCCAGATGGTGCTGCGGGTCAATTTTGCCAATGCCGGAAAGATTCAGAACGTGACGCGCATCATCGGCAACGAAGGCCAGATCGAGTTTTCGGAAGACAACCTGATTCTAACCAAGAAAAAACTGCCGCAGGCTCCGGGCTACGGCGGGTACGACAGCTTCTTCACGTTTACGCCGGAGGTGCAGGAAGAGTTCAAGAAGCAGTACGACAGCCAGTACCCGGCCGAAACCCGTACGGCCGAGCCGGTGAAAGAGGTTCGTTTTGAAGCGCCCAAGGACGACGACGCGCACGGCAAACATTTCGGCGATTTCTTCAAAAACGTCCGCGACGGTTCGCAGGGCACCATTGAAGACCCCGTGTTCGGCTTCCGCGCCGCCGCGCCGGTGCTGGCCTGCAACCAGAGCTATTTCGAGAACCGCACCATCTACTGGGACCCGGTCAACATGACGGAAAAGAGCCCGGCCGTGGCCAAAGCAGGCAAACCCGCCGCGGGCAGCAAAAAGCCCGTGGCCGCGGGGAAAGTGACCGCCCGGAAAAGTTAA
- a CDS encoding 2TM domain-containing protein: MENRDPHLWKMAKARAGFKMHLRTFLLVNLFLWTLWVVISLVTSGGNFNGFRYPWPLWATLGWGIGLASHYFSVYRSTDEQTLVEREYEKLRVKN, encoded by the coding sequence ATGGAAAATCGCGACCCTCACCTCTGGAAAATGGCCAAAGCCCGCGCGGGCTTCAAAATGCATCTGCGCACGTTTCTGCTCGTTAACCTTTTTCTCTGGACTCTCTGGGTGGTCATCAGCCTCGTGACGTCTGGCGGTAACTTCAACGGCTTCCGCTATCCCTGGCCTCTCTGGGCCACCCTCGGCTGGGGCATCGGCCTCGCCTCGCACTACTTCTCCGTCTACCGCTCCACCGACGAGCAGACTTTGGTGGAACGGGAATATGAAAAGTTAAGAGTTAAGAATTAA
- a CDS encoding YMGG-like glycine zipper-containing protein, with amino-acid sequence MKTLRNSLIITLLILIVFGPAQSQERKKRKLNWNPKTRGYVIGAGTGAAAGAIIHKRNRLVGGAVGAAAGAAAGYVIGSQVEKRNQRIAAARAASEQREMASSERSRSITRKAPSPAAPATRNALAASRTQPAAPMALQPEAAAYTLNSMYLLNPDYGDQDAPYGMSEYRRKSW; translated from the coding sequence ATGAAAACGCTTCGCAATAGCCTCATAATCACCCTGCTGATCCTGATCGTCTTTGGACCGGCTCAGTCGCAGGAGCGCAAAAAGCGCAAGCTGAACTGGAATCCCAAGACCCGGGGATACGTCATTGGTGCCGGAACGGGTGCGGCCGCCGGAGCCATCATCCACAAGCGGAACCGTCTGGTCGGTGGTGCGGTGGGAGCCGCCGCGGGTGCGGCCGCCGGCTACGTAATCGGCAGCCAGGTCGAAAAGCGCAACCAGCGGATTGCCGCCGCCCGCGCCGCTTCGGAACAGCGCGAAATGGCCTCCAGCGAACGCAGCCGTTCCATCACGCGGAAAGCTCCGTCGCCGGCCGCCCCGGCGACCCGCAACGCGCTGGCCGCTTCCCGGACGCAACCGGCCGCTCCGATGGCCCTCCAGCCCGAAGCAGCGGCTTATACTCTGAATTCCATGTACCTGCTGAACCCGGACTACGGCGACCAGGACGCGCCCTACGGCATGTCGGAATACCGTCGGAAAAGCTGGTAA
- a CDS encoding alpha/beta hydrolase: protein MLAISAYASAALGSRRIKDLAYVPAESPDFDAVRHRLDVYVPRKKSATGFPVVVFIHGGSWNSGSKNIYTFIGRRLAKQGVLAVIINYRLAPNVAVPAMADDCARAVAWVHQHLADYGGDPGRIYVMGHSAGGGLAGLLATDDRLFAKIGLAANPVKGAILDDPAGLDMFDYLTKMEYPNDQQYLVPFGKDPAVWRTVSPLYFIERQTPPMLLYIGERTYPSIRNSTRRFAQRLTEAGVRYQLKELPGKKHVPMVTQLFWKNNVIYRDLLPFVGGGR from the coding sequence ATGCTTGCTATTTCCGCGTATGCCTCGGCGGCCCTCGGCAGTCGCCGGATCAAAGACTTAGCCTATGTACCGGCCGAAAGTCCGGATTTTGACGCGGTCCGCCACCGGCTGGACGTTTACGTGCCACGCAAAAAATCAGCAACCGGTTTTCCGGTCGTGGTCTTCATCCACGGCGGCAGTTGGAACAGCGGCAGCAAGAACATCTACACCTTCATCGGGCGGCGGCTGGCCAAACAGGGCGTGTTGGCCGTGATTATCAATTACCGGCTGGCCCCGAACGTGGCCGTCCCCGCTATGGCCGACGACTGCGCCCGGGCCGTTGCCTGGGTTCATCAGCACCTGGCGGATTACGGCGGCGACCCCGGCCGGATTTACGTTATGGGCCATTCGGCGGGCGGTGGACTGGCGGGCCTGCTGGCTACCGACGACCGGCTTTTTGCGAAAATCGGCCTGGCGGCCAACCCCGTCAAAGGGGCCATTCTCGACGACCCCGCCGGGCTGGATATGTTCGATTACCTGACCAAAATGGAATATCCCAACGACCAGCAGTACCTCGTCCCGTTTGGGAAAGACCCGGCAGTGTGGAGGACGGTTTCGCCCCTTTATTTTATCGAAAGGCAGACGCCGCCCATGCTGCTGTACATCGGCGAACGGACCTATCCGAGCATCCGGAACAGCACCCGCCGCTTTGCCCAGCGACTGACGGAGGCCGGTGTCCGTTACCAGTTGAAGGAGCTTCCGGGAAAAAAACACGTCCCGATGGTGACTCAGCTTTTCTGGAAAAACAACGTGATTTACCGCGACTTACTGCCGTTTGTCGGGGGCGGCCGCTGA
- a CDS encoding DUF2306 domain-containing protein yields MERILHTPVSGLHVTAALLAVFFGTTVVLLPKGTRRHRQLGYAYVASMLVVNGTAFGIYELFGHFGVVHWGAVMSLLTLTGGMGMAILKQPAKNWRFWHEALMGWSVTGLYAAGLVESTYRMFPAHYFWWVTMGLSAITFLTGGFLLRYGRQIYARFGPFRRVEAVVSQKKIENGRLKR; encoded by the coding sequence ATGGAGCGGATTCTGCACACACCAGTCAGCGGACTGCACGTAACGGCGGCGCTGCTGGCGGTTTTCTTCGGAACAACGGTGGTCCTGTTGCCCAAAGGCACCCGGCGGCACCGGCAACTGGGTTACGCGTACGTTGCCAGCATGCTGGTTGTCAACGGGACGGCTTTCGGGATTTACGAACTCTTCGGGCACTTCGGCGTCGTGCACTGGGGCGCCGTCATGAGTCTGCTGACGCTGACAGGCGGCATGGGCATGGCCATTCTGAAGCAACCGGCCAAAAACTGGCGTTTTTGGCACGAAGCACTCATGGGCTGGTCGGTGACCGGCCTGTACGCCGCCGGACTCGTCGAATCGACGTACCGGATGTTTCCGGCGCATTACTTCTGGTGGGTGACGATGGGCCTTTCCGCCATCACGTTTCTGACGGGCGGTTTCCTGCTGCGGTACGGGAGACAGATTTACGCCCGTTTTGGGCCATTTCGTCGGGTAGAAGCGGTTGTTAGTCAGAAAAAAATAGAGAACGGGCGGCTGAAACGGTAA
- a CDS encoding Ig-like domain-containing protein codes for MKAAIRPLFFVFLLGQIVLLSCREKLEPGPAPVAAVSVEADAATMVVGQNLQLRAVLKDAAGNVLNGRPIVWSVDNGALATVSASGLLTALLPGTVQVWASSEQQSGTLRVVITKVPVASISLPPDTVRLREGATAQLRATLKDATGAVLTDREVVWTSADTTKARVSPAGLVTALTGSAEPVFIRATCEGKTAEMRVRLDAPDVRVSILPGVLELAQQTSTSFEIDIRSLFGYSGPVTLQFRDLPTNVTIEPYANPLTVPANGNAKGMAAIKARVTGVVTLKAFSLVARTASFEKTFSLPLNILPQTPPRVRLIYLIPTDKEPSETVIRGIERAAYHLQIWYHRALGNGRTFAIGDRVEVVRMVHPSDWFVNNIVGNWTYSFWNNVTTEGFRYTGGRYNDPQNVWVYYIDADNGKDQIGGAAASGVVVLSGYDVRGVSGGRGFFDWEGICRYTGGLGHEIGHAFGLPHPAGCDQNQSGCDWNALLWTGYANYPNTYLTVFDKDILNRSPFFQTRAVAPNYVDCSTMDSYVPSGRRAAPGSSPVTPPLSPLDNRVPILP; via the coding sequence ATGAAAGCCGCCATCCGTCCCCTCTTTTTTGTATTTCTTTTAGGCCAGATTGTTCTTTTGTCCTGCCGGGAAAAGCTGGAGCCCGGCCCCGCTCCGGTCGCGGCGGTTTCGGTGGAAGCCGATGCCGCCACGATGGTCGTCGGGCAAAATCTCCAGTTACGCGCGGTGCTGAAAGATGCGGCGGGCAACGTCCTGAACGGTCGCCCCATCGTCTGGAGCGTCGATAACGGGGCGCTCGCCACCGTCTCCGCGAGCGGGCTGCTAACGGCCCTCCTGCCCGGAACGGTTCAGGTCTGGGCCAGCAGTGAACAGCAGTCCGGCACGCTCCGGGTCGTCATTACCAAAGTTCCGGTGGCCTCCATCAGTCTGCCGCCCGATACCGTGCGGCTGCGGGAAGGCGCGACCGCCCAGCTCCGGGCCACGCTGAAAGACGCCACCGGGGCCGTGCTGACCGACCGCGAAGTGGTCTGGACGAGCGCCGACACCACCAAAGCCCGCGTCAGTCCGGCCGGTCTGGTGACGGCTCTGACCGGCTCGGCCGAGCCGGTCTTTATCCGGGCCACCTGCGAAGGCAAAACGGCCGAAATGCGCGTGCGGCTCGACGCGCCGGATGTGCGGGTGAGCATTTTGCCGGGCGTGCTCGAACTGGCGCAGCAGACTTCCACCTCGTTTGAAATCGACATTCGTTCGCTTTTCGGGTACAGTGGTCCCGTCACGCTCCAGTTCCGCGACCTGCCCACCAATGTCACCATCGAGCCCTACGCCAATCCGCTGACGGTTCCGGCCAACGGGAACGCGAAGGGAATGGCCGCCATCAAGGCCCGGGTGACGGGTGTGGTCACTTTGAAGGCGTTTTCGCTCGTTGCCCGGACGGCCTCCTTCGAAAAGACGTTTTCGCTGCCGCTGAACATCCTGCCGCAGACGCCGCCCCGGGTCCGCCTCATTTACCTTATTCCGACGGACAAAGAACCGAGCGAAACCGTCATCCGGGGCATCGAACGGGCCGCGTACCACCTGCAGATCTGGTACCACCGGGCGCTCGGCAACGGCCGGACGTTTGCCATCGGCGACCGGGTGGAGGTGGTCCGGATGGTGCATCCTTCGGACTGGTTCGTGAACAATATCGTGGGCAACTGGACGTACAGTTTCTGGAACAACGTCACGACCGAAGGCTTCCGCTACACGGGCGGCCGCTACAACGACCCGCAGAACGTCTGGGTATACTACATCGACGCCGACAACGGCAAGGACCAGATCGGCGGCGCGGCGGCCTCGGGCGTGGTAGTGCTGTCGGGGTACGATGTCCGCGGGGTGTCCGGAGGGCGCGGCTTTTTCGATTGGGAAGGCATCTGTCGGTACACGGGCGGGCTCGGCCACGAAATTGGTCACGCCTTCGGGCTGCCCCACCCGGCGGGCTGCGACCAGAACCAGAGCGGCTGCGACTGGAATGCCCTGCTCTGGACCGGCTACGCCAATTATCCGAACACCTACCTGACCGTTTTTGACAAGGACATCCTCAACCGCAGCCCGTTTTTCCAGACCCGCGCCGTAGCGCCGAACTACGTCGATTGTTCGACGATGGATTCCTACGTCCCCAGCGGTCGGCGGGCCGCCCCGGGAAGCTCGCCGGTCACGCCGCCGCTTTCGCCGCTCGACAACCGGGTGCCGATTCTTCCCTGA
- a CDS encoding SDR family oxidoreductase: protein MADHIRTALITGGSKGIGYGIAEVLIKKGVKVAVTSRSQEAAEEAAARLNELNPDHAIGMAADVRDLASQQRAVDAIVQRWERLDYVIANAGVGHFAPIQDLTPEQWQETIDINLTGVFNSIKASVEELKKTEGYFITISSLAGTNFFENGGAYNASKFGVVGFSQAIMLDLRKFGIKVSTIMPGSVATEFNNHQPTEADAWKIQPEDIGHIVYDLLKMHPRTLPSKVEVRPTRPGGR from the coding sequence ATGGCTGATCACATCAGAACGGCCCTCATTACGGGGGGCTCCAAAGGCATCGGATACGGCATTGCCGAAGTCCTGATCAAGAAAGGCGTGAAAGTGGCCGTCACCAGCCGGTCGCAGGAGGCCGCGGAGGAAGCGGCTGCCCGCCTCAATGAACTCAATCCCGACCACGCCATCGGCATGGCCGCCGACGTCCGGGACCTGGCCTCGCAGCAGCGCGCCGTGGACGCCATCGTGCAGCGGTGGGAGCGCCTCGACTACGTCATCGCCAACGCCGGAGTGGGCCATTTTGCCCCCATTCAGGACCTGACGCCGGAGCAGTGGCAGGAAACCATTGACATTAACCTGACGGGCGTGTTCAACTCCATCAAGGCGAGCGTGGAGGAACTAAAGAAAACAGAAGGGTATTTTATCACGATTTCGAGCCTGGCGGGGACCAACTTCTTCGAAAACGGCGGGGCTTATAACGCCAGCAAGTTCGGCGTGGTAGGCTTCTCACAGGCCATCATGCTCGACCTGCGCAAATTCGGCATCAAGGTGTCGACCATCATGCCGGGTTCGGTCGCCACGGAGTTCAACAACCACCAGCCGACCGAAGCCGATGCCTGGAAAATCCAGCCGGAAGACATCGGCCATATCGTCTACGACCTCCTGAAAATGCACCCGCGCACGCTGCCGAGCAAAGTCGAAGTGCGCCCGACACGGCCGGGAGGAAGGTAA
- a CDS encoding LOG family protein, translating to MQTTVPPPSAEEPLVPGHLDFYLEGPKNRQSEFRFVWRVAFQFLKGFRTLHFVGPCVTVFGSARFGEGHPYYELARQMGGAIARLGLTTMTGGGPGIMEAANRGAFEVGGRSVGCNIVLPREQQPNPYMHSSVNIDYFFVRKTLLLKYSYAFVVMPGGWGTMDELFETLTLVQTGVIQNFPVVLMGRDYYQPLLDYLNEMVRVGTISPEDLKLVCLTDDVAEARQHIEQYIRANFKIQVRHKPLWWLLERLRPVSSAPLAETNRKE from the coding sequence ATGCAGACCACCGTTCCGCCTCCGTCCGCCGAAGAGCCCCTGGTGCCGGGCCATCTGGACTTTTACCTGGAAGGGCCGAAGAACCGGCAGTCCGAGTTCCGCTTTGTCTGGCGGGTCGCCTTCCAGTTTCTCAAAGGCTTCCGGACGCTGCATTTTGTCGGCCCCTGCGTGACGGTCTTTGGGTCGGCGCGGTTTGGGGAGGGACATCCGTATTACGAGCTGGCGCGGCAGATGGGCGGGGCCATCGCCCGGCTGGGGCTGACCACCATGACCGGCGGCGGACCGGGCATCATGGAGGCGGCCAACCGGGGGGCGTTCGAAGTCGGCGGGCGCTCGGTCGGCTGCAACATCGTGCTGCCCCGCGAACAGCAGCCCAACCCGTACATGCACAGCAGCGTCAACATCGACTATTTTTTTGTTCGCAAAACGCTGCTGCTGAAATACTCCTACGCGTTTGTGGTCATGCCCGGCGGCTGGGGCACCATGGACGAACTGTTTGAAACCCTGACGCTGGTGCAGACGGGCGTGATTCAGAACTTCCCGGTCGTGCTGATGGGTCGCGACTACTACCAGCCCCTGCTGGATTACCTGAACGAGATGGTTCGGGTGGGCACCATCAGCCCCGAAGACCTTAAACTGGTCTGCCTGACCGACGACGTGGCCGAAGCCCGGCAGCATATCGAACAGTACATCCGGGCCAATTTCAAAATTCAGGTGCGCCACAAACCGCTCTGGTGGCTGCTGGAGCGACTCCGGCCCGTCAGCTCCGCCCCGCTCGCGGAAACCAACCGAAAGGAATAA
- a CDS encoding thymidylate synthase, protein MQQFHDLLRHILKNGTRKTDRTGTGTLSVFGPQMRFDLREGFPLVTTKKVHLKSVIHELLWFIQGDTNIRYLKDNGVSIWDEWADANGDLGPVYGKQWRSWATPDGRTIDQLQDVLNQLKNKPDSRRMMVSAWNPADVPNMALPPCHALFQYYVADGRLSCQLYQRSADVFLGVPFNIASYALLTMMVAQECGYEPHEFIWTGGDTHIYLNHLEQVELQLSRELRPLPQMKLNPDVKSVFDFKFEDFTLENYNPWPAIKAPVAV, encoded by the coding sequence ATGCAGCAATTCCACGATTTACTCCGCCATATTTTGAAAAATGGTACCCGCAAAACCGACCGCACCGGCACGGGTACCCTCAGCGTTTTTGGTCCGCAGATGCGCTTTGACCTGCGGGAAGGGTTTCCGCTGGTGACGACCAAAAAAGTCCACCTCAAATCGGTCATCCACGAACTGCTGTGGTTCATCCAGGGCGACACGAATATCAGGTATCTGAAAGACAATGGCGTGTCGATCTGGGACGAATGGGCCGACGCCAACGGCGATCTGGGCCCGGTCTACGGCAAGCAGTGGCGGAGCTGGGCTACCCCCGACGGCCGGACCATCGACCAGTTGCAGGACGTGCTCAATCAGCTGAAAAACAAACCGGATTCGCGCCGGATGATGGTTTCGGCCTGGAACCCGGCCGACGTGCCGAACATGGCTCTCCCGCCCTGCCATGCCCTTTTTCAATATTACGTTGCGGACGGCAGACTCTCCTGCCAGCTCTACCAGCGCAGCGCCGACGTGTTTCTGGGTGTGCCCTTCAACATCGCCTCCTATGCCCTGCTGACGATGATGGTGGCGCAGGAATGCGGCTACGAACCCCACGAGTTCATCTGGACGGGCGGCGATACGCACATCTACCTGAACCACCTCGAACAGGTCGAACTGCAGCTCTCCCGGGAGTTGCGCCCCCTCCCCCAAATGAAACTTAATCCGGACGTCAAGTCAGTTTTCGACTTCAAATTCGAAGACTTCACGCTCGAAAACTACAACCCCTGGCCCGCCATCAAAGCCCCGGTCGCTGTTTAG
- a CDS encoding OsmC family protein — translation MNNEQTVTHKKMKTMTVELNRVDDAFHFEAAGVSGVPVHLDGSTDIGGHNLGARPMELLLMGLAGCSAIDVVLILQKQRQRIDEFRITVEGDRSADATPAPFESIRLHYYLKGEISEDKARRAIDLSMDKYCSATAQLRPSARISYDLTIL, via the coding sequence ATGAATAACGAGCAAACGGTTACCCACAAAAAAATGAAAACCATGACCGTGGAGCTGAACCGCGTCGACGATGCCTTCCATTTTGAAGCGGCGGGCGTCTCGGGCGTTCCGGTTCACCTCGACGGCTCGACGGATATCGGCGGTCATAACCTGGGTGCCCGGCCTATGGAACTGCTCCTGATGGGGCTGGCGGGCTGCAGCGCCATCGACGTGGTGCTCATCCTGCAAAAACAGCGGCAGCGGATTGACGAATTCCGGATCACCGTGGAAGGCGACCGTTCGGCCGATGCCACGCCTGCTCCGTTTGAGAGCATCCGGCTGCATTATTACCTGAAAGGCGAAATCAGCGAGGACAAGGCCCGCCGCGCCATCGACCTGTCGATGGACAAATACTGCTCGGCTACGGCACAGCTCCGGCCCTCGGCCCGAATTTCCTACGACCTGACGATTCTGTAA
- a CDS encoding nuclear transport factor 2 family protein — protein MKKILSALVLPLLMLACSPKEEANVQQLNQQFIGAWNSKDPEKIIGFLAEDVHFVQGNAHYSGKSEVSQKWVRETLPTLRDLKTNVISSVNDSQVAYEAGTFSVDVLPEAPNEPRGYGEGNFMLVWKKGEDKSWKLSYAQLEDLPVQVKR, from the coding sequence ATGAAAAAGATACTGAGTGCCCTCGTCCTGCCCCTGCTGATGCTTGCCTGCTCACCCAAAGAAGAAGCGAACGTGCAGCAGTTGAACCAGCAGTTTATCGGTGCCTGGAACAGCAAGGACCCCGAAAAAATCATCGGTTTTCTGGCCGAAGACGTGCATTTTGTACAGGGAAATGCGCACTACAGCGGCAAATCGGAGGTTTCCCAGAAATGGGTCCGCGAAACGCTGCCGACCCTGCGCGACCTGAAAACGAACGTGATCAGTTCGGTGAACGACAGCCAGGTTGCCTACGAAGCGGGTACGTTCTCGGTGGATGTGCTGCCCGAAGCGCCCAACGAACCGCGTGGCTACGGCGAAGGCAATTTTATGCTGGTCTGGAAAAAAGGCGAGGATAAAAGCTGGAAACTGAGCTATGCGCAGCTGGAGGACCTCCCGGTGCAGGTGAAACGCTAA
- a CDS encoding S8 family peptidase has protein sequence MIKPQFVAPLTGVILLSSLSLATAQTTPKQWFHLQAQADTTVGISTDRAYTELLKNRKPTPVVVAVIDGGVDSTHEDLRRVMWKNPREIAGNGVDDDKNGYVDDVFGWNFIGGKDGRNVRYETAEVTRQYIRLKPLYEGKNRASLKPAQQKEYDSYVKYKKEVEQKQSEYRQQFQQIKEFAGQFNAVTDALKSALKVAKLDTTLLKNPMTEDPRVKQQARAVYMMLSAQKYADTQTVADELKSALEDLEARAEYAYNPNYDARSIVGDNPENVNEKGYGNADVIGPNARHGTHVAGIIAADRTNSLGVMGVADAVQIMAIRAVPDGDERDKDVANAIRYAVDNGAQIINMSFGKDYSPQRKAVDDAMRYALSKGVLLIHAAGNDGKLLDTTASYPAPTFIDGKEIPNLITVGAVTQRNDESLVAPFSNYGRKTVDVFAPGMAIYSTTPQNGYESLSGTSMAAPVVAGIAAVLKSYFPKLTFADLKRIIQQSATVYKTPVTRPESDKVVNFQELSKTGAIVNLYQAVKLALDEESAK, from the coding sequence ATGATAAAACCCCAATTTGTTGCCCCGCTCACCGGGGTAATTCTGCTCTCTTCGCTATCCCTAGCTACCGCCCAGACCACACCGAAGCAATGGTTTCATCTCCAGGCGCAGGCCGATACGACGGTCGGCATCAGTACGGACCGGGCTTACACGGAGCTTTTGAAGAACCGCAAGCCGACACCCGTGGTGGTGGCGGTAATTGACGGCGGCGTCGATTCCACGCACGAGGACCTGCGCCGCGTGATGTGGAAAAATCCGCGCGAAATCGCCGGAAACGGTGTGGACGACGACAAGAACGGCTACGTGGACGATGTCTTCGGCTGGAACTTCATCGGCGGCAAGGACGGCCGCAACGTGCGCTACGAAACGGCGGAAGTGACACGCCAGTACATTCGGCTCAAACCGCTGTACGAAGGCAAAAACCGGGCGTCGCTGAAGCCGGCCCAGCAGAAGGAGTACGACAGTTACGTCAAGTACAAAAAGGAAGTCGAACAGAAACAGAGCGAATACCGCCAGCAGTTTCAGCAGATCAAGGAGTTTGCCGGACAGTTCAACGCCGTGACCGACGCCCTGAAATCGGCCCTGAAAGTAGCGAAGCTGGACACGACCCTGCTCAAAAACCCGATGACCGAGGACCCGCGCGTGAAACAGCAGGCCCGGGCGGTGTACATGATGCTCAGCGCACAGAAATACGCCGATACGCAGACGGTTGCCGACGAGCTGAAATCCGCCCTGGAGGACCTCGAAGCCCGCGCCGAATACGCCTACAACCCGAACTACGACGCCCGCTCCATCGTCGGGGACAACCCGGAGAACGTGAATGAGAAAGGTTACGGCAATGCCGACGTGATCGGACCCAACGCCCGGCACGGCACGCACGTGGCCGGCATCATCGCCGCCGACCGGACCAACAGCCTCGGCGTGATGGGTGTGGCCGACGCCGTTCAGATCATGGCCATCCGGGCCGTTCCGGACGGAGATGAGCGCGACAAGGACGTAGCCAACGCAATCCGCTACGCGGTCGATAACGGGGCGCAGATCATCAACATGAGCTTCGGAAAAGACTACTCGCCCCAGCGCAAGGCCGTTGACGACGCCATGCGGTATGCACTTTCGAAAGGGGTGCTGCTGATTCACGCCGCTGGCAACGACGGCAAGCTGCTCGACACCACGGCCAGTTACCCCGCGCCGACGTTCATCGACGGCAAGGAAATTCCGAACCTGATTACGGTCGGGGCCGTGACGCAGCGCAACGACGAAAGCCTGGTGGCTCCGTTCTCCAACTACGGCCGTAAGACGGTAGACGTATTTGCGCCGGGCATGGCGATTTACTCGACCACGCCCCAGAACGGCTACGAAAGCCTCAGCGGCACGAGCATGGCCGCCCCGGTGGTGGCGGGTATCGCCGCCGTGCTGAAATCGTACTTCCCGAAACTGACCTTTGCGGACCTGAAACGCATCATCCAGCAATCTGCGACGGTGTACAAAACGCCCGTCACCCGGCCGGAAAGCGACAAAGTGGTCAACTTCCAGGAGCTATCCAAAACCGGCGCCATCGTGAACCTCTACCAGGCCGTGAAACTGGCCCTGGACGAGGAAAGTGCAAAATAG